From the genome of Thermosynechococcus sp. NK55a:
GGCTGCGGAGTACATTCTGGCGGCAGGAAATCCCAATGTCATTCTCTGTGAACGGGGCATTCGTACCTTTGACCGCGAATATACCCGCAATACCTTGGATTTAGGGGCGATTCCCGTACTGCGCAAGCTTACCCATCTACCGATTATGATTGACCCCAGTCATGGCACTGGCTGGGCAGAATTTGTGCCCGCAATGGCCAAAGCCGCTGTGGCCGCAGGCGCTGATGCCCTGATGATTGAGGTACACCCAAATCCAGCCAAGGCGCTTTCCGATGGTGCCCAATCCCTTACTCCGGATCAGTTTGACGAGTTGATGCAGGCGCTCCAACGTCCCCTTGTCAGTTTGAGCCGCTAGAAAAGGCAGGAAACAGCCAATGACCGATATGCTGGTCAGGCTCTACGATCTGGTGGTGGATTGGCCCGCCGTGCTGGCGCATCAACAGCAGGGGATTCACTATCGGCAGCCCTTGGGATCAGAAGTGGATTGGATTGTCCAGTGGGTGGGCGATCGCTTGAGTGCCGGTTGGCGGAGTGAAGTGGCGATCGCCTTCAGCCAACGCCCCCCACGGGGACTGATTGCTGTTCAAGAGGGTGAACTACTCGGCTTTGCCTGCTATGATGCTGCCGCCCTAGGACTGTTTGGCCCCATGGCGGTGGCAGAACCGCACCGAGGACGGGGAATTGGTCGCCTTCTCTTGCAGTTAACCTTGGCTCAAATGCGCAGTGCAGGCTATGGCTATGCCGTCATTGGTTGGGTCTCCGCAGAGGCGTTTTATGCAAAGACCGTTGGCGCAATGCCCATTCCCGATTCTCGCCCCGGGCTCTGGCAAACTGCCCTAAGGATCAGCCCATCAGGCTCTTAACAAGGAGGCCAAGAATAAACCCCAAACCGGCAAAGCGCACAAATTGCCAAAAGTTTTCTTGAGCCAGAATCTCTTGCCAACGTTCCTGGGCCGCCTCTCCTAGATGAAAAAGCAGGGTGAGGCCAAACTCCGCCTCTAGTTGCCGCAGTTCCTGTTGCAGGCGATCGCGCTGTTGATCTAAGGCCGCCTGGTTAGGTTCTTTCAAGCGGGCTTGGGTGGCTTTGATCTGCTCATACTCGCGGTAAAGCTGGTTGATCCGCGCCTGGGTCTCTTCATAGACTTGGCGCACCTCATCTTGGGGTTCCACCGTCTAGCCCCCATGACTACGGGGATCATCACTGCGTTGACGGGCGAGGGGACCTGGGAGTTGCGACATTTCACCCGTCAGTTGACCATAGGGCAAGGGGAGGTTATTGCTGAGGGCTTCAAGATTTTTGGCCATCACTTCCTTGGGTTGGAGGCCGATCGCCACCGCTTGGGGTTCCAGTTGCCGATTCAGAAAGACAAAGTGGGGAATCCCATCCACATTAAATTGCTCAATTTCCGGTAGCCACTTGGGGTTGTCCACATTCAGCATGACAAAGTTCACGCGATCGCGATATTGCCCCTTTAATTCCCCTAAATCCTTGGCCATCGAACGACAGGTGCTGCACCAGTTGGCATAAAACTCCAAAAGTGTGGGCTTGCCATTGACTTGAGCCTCCTCCCAAGGGGTAGCGTGTTTGGCTTGCTCGGCAAGGGTGAGGGGTTGATTGCTACTGCGTAAACCAGCCAATAGGGCAAAACTAATGAGAATGGCGACAACAGCAATCACAAAATTCCGTAGCCGTTGATCACTGGCTGCCGTTGCTGCTCCCATAGGGCATTCCTTGTATATCTCAACAGGTTGATCCTAGCGGATTTTCTTTACAGGAGATGACTCGTATTGACCTACAGTGCTTTTCCCGGAGATGGTCCAGGCTTGCTTCAAACTCCTGTAGAACAGGCTAGGCCCCCTTTGGGGACCGAGATTTTAGAAATGGGCTATACCTTTGCTATGATAAATACTCTGGAACTTGGGCGGTTAACTCAGTTGGTAGAGTATCTCGTTTACACCGAGGCTGTCGGGGGTTCGAGTCCCTCACCGCCCATGAAGGCTTCCCTAGGATTCTTCGCTCTCCTTGAGCTGAGTGATCTGAGAGTCATCGGAGATTATCCTTGCTGGCGTAGCCATCTGGCTTTATCCAAGCTGTCTTTGGTTACAACAGGGAATGTGAATCAGGTGAAAAAGCATTGCCTCAGTACATAAAGGGATTTTCAGGTTCAGGAATCGGCGTGATCGTCTCAGCAACGAGTACCAATTGGCGGCGGTTGTTGAGGGTTTCTGTGGTCATCCGACCTTCAACCCGAAACCACTGATCTTGGGGATAGGCTTGGCGCGATCGCCCCAATTTCACTGGCAGGCCCACCGGATAAGCATCCGCTGCACAACAGGTAATCACAAAGCGGCTGAGGGTGAGATAGGTCTGTGGCAGTTGGGGACTATGGACAGCAAATCCCTCAATGCGAGCCGGTAGCCCGCTATAGGCGTCGGGTTCGGGATAGACGTCAAGGGTGCGAATCCAGTCAATGAGTGTGCGCTCCTGCGGCCGTTGATTCAGGCGAAAAGCCACTGGACGATTGCGTGTCACTGTCAAGCCATCCTCGAGACCGCGATGAATGGCCGTCGCACTATTGAAAGGACGGGGCGTAATCACCAAGCCCGCCACTGCCGCGAAAATGAGGATAGTGAGCGTCCAACGGGCCGGTAAGAGGGCAGCATGTTGCCCAGGTGTTACTCGCCCCCGCCACAACCGCCACCCTTGCCAACCACTCACAGCAACTAAAAGAAAACCACTGGCGATCGCCAGTCCAAAGTAGTTGGGGTGAATCAGTAACCCCAGTTGCTCCTGCAACCCATATTGGAGAAACAAAATTCCCCAGAGGAGGAGGGCCACAACCGTCCACCACTCCTGCTGTAGCCAGCGACTGCGCATCATCATCCGTTGAAGAGGCAAAGAAGAGTGATTGGAGGAGCTAGAACCCATGGGGCGCTGGAGAATTCGCCATCCCTAAACATTCTAGGGGGAATCCAGCCACTGCGGACTGAGCTCACGAAAGTTAAAGAGGGTGGCCTTGGGATGACACTGGGCACAACCATCGAGGGTGACTGGCTGCGGCACTGCAACACGGGGATGGAGGATGCGAAAGAAGGGCGATCGCCCAACGCGAAAGGGGATTTGGGCATCCTCAGGAAGCGGTCGAGAATAGGTGCGCAAATAGTTCCACAGCGGCACTAACTCTGGGCGGGGCATGGGTTCGAGGGTCGCGCCGTAGTGATTGGTATCTTGAATCAGCACCTGCCATGCTTGAGTGGGCAGTGTTTCCGGGGGCACCGCCAGATGGCAACTGCCACAGCGCTGCAGATAAATTTGCGCTCCCAACTGGGCATTTAAGGGCAAAACATCGACAGTGCCGCTCCCGTCTGGGGTGGCGATCGCTGATAGGGCAGTACCTACTAGGGCACAGAGCATCAAAAGGACTGCCCCTACCCTCCAGCGCCAGTGTTGTCTAATCTGTTGCCTAATCTTGGATATACTCAAGTCCTTCATCCAAACAAAACTGTGCCCGCATCAATTCACGACCGAGATAGGCCGCATGGTCAAACATCGTCACCAGTTGGCGATCTTTTTCAAAGAGTTCAATACATAACTCCTTAGCTGTGCGACCGCTCAGTACCAGATCGGGTTCCCGCGTGACTTTCCCTTTGGTGGGAATGGGTTTCCCGGTGTCGGGATCCACTGCTAAGCCTTTCTCATTGATGTCGTTGGGATAGTGTTTCATCCAGATCAGGTCTTGCTCAGGGTCAATGTAGATAATGAAATACCCTGCTGGATCGAGATGAATAAATCGCTGTGATAGCTTGTTGTCAAGAGCTGTGCGTTCTGCTTTGCTCAACGCCTATCCTTCCCCTAAATGGCTCTATTCTTTATCTATTCTTTATTGTAGAGTGAACTCCCCTGGAATTTGCTCGCCTGAGCCTTGAGTTTTGAGATATTCGCGTTATAATGAAGATTACGCAAAAATTTCGGCTCAGTAGCTCAGTGGTTAGAGCAGGGGACTCATAAGCCCAAGGTCGCAGGTTCGAATCCCGCCTGAGCCACTCCTTATAATGACTCAAACTATACGGTTGCCGCCTCTAGCTCCACCCCTTCCAGTAGGTCATTGACCGGGAAGCGATCGAGGAGATAGCGTGCCTGCTCGGCACTTTGGCGCAGTTGGGGACTGGTGTGAGGTGCATGGGGAATTTGGGAAAGAAAATCGAGGGTGCGCCGCAGCAATCGCACAATATCGCCGGCATCAAGATTCGTTTGAGCGCACAATTCATTCCACGGTGTACCCAAGGCCCACTGCTCCACCAAGCCAATGAGATCCCACTCGTACCAGAGGGGAAAAATAATGTGATAGCGGCGCTGCACCTGAAAGAGCCGCCGGCGAATCGGACTCAGGGCGGCCAGGCGTTCTTCCACTTCACTGGGAATGGGGTAGTTGCACCAACTGTCGGAGCGGGGTGTTTCAGTCACTAGAGCCGCGATCGCTGCCGCCAAGAGGTGGGGGGGCAAGTCATCCAGTTCGCCAGAGGCCAAGGCCAAGGCCAACCAAAGTTCGTTCTCTCCCCGCAGGGCAGCGGCCATTTCCCCAAGGGGAGTGGGGGTCAGATCATTGAGGCCACCAAAGTCTTGCAGTGCAGCAATGAGGGCAAGAAATTGCTCCCAGTGGCGTTGGGACTGTTGATGGAGCTTCTGCTGGCGATCGCGCAGCTCCGCTTGTAGCCGTTCTTCGCGACGAACTAAGCGCAGCAGCGAATGGACATTTTGCGGCAGACTTCCTTGCAGTTGGCTGAGTTTGGCCTCTAGGTCGGCAATTTGAGCAGCTTGGGCAGCCACCTCCGGCGCAGCTAAGACGGGTGGGAGATCAGGGAGGGAACCCAGGTAGTGATCTGCCCCATGGCAGGGATAACTTTCCCCTAGGCGCAGTTTCATCGCCTCTGGGAGGGGGGGAGACGATCACAGGGGGGGCGATCGGGATAGACCCCCAAAATGTCATCAATGCCAACTACCCGCAAACGACCATCGGCAGCAAGGCACAACCAGTGGGGCAACTGGCCTGAACCGGCAACGGGTTGACAGAGGACGGCGGCTAAGGGGCGCTGCTCCCGTAGGGGGGATTTGATATGGAGCCACGTTCCCGGTGGCACTGCCATCATCAAAGGGAGAAGTGCTTGGGCGCGTTCCTGCTCCGCCTGCTGTTCGAGGATTTTCAGGAGGCGTTGATCCTGCCGTAGCCGTTCCCGCAGCTTTTGATACTGCGCTAGTTGCTGGCGATCAATGCCTGCAAGGCGTTGTTGCACGGTTTGCAGTTCCGTTTCCAGTTGGGCGATCGCCTGCCGCTGCGGTGTCAGTTGCAATGTGGCCAAATATTGCCCAAAACTGCGCTCCACCAGTTCCCGCGCTTCTTCAAGGGTGTGGCGTTGGAGCAGGTTCAAGACCATGCCATAGCTGGGGGTAAATTGGCTCATCAGGGGATCGGGAGCGGCGGTGGCCAAAAATGCTGCTTCATGGGCACCCTCAAAGGGGGTTTGCAAGGTAACCACATGACCCACCGTATCCATGCCCCGGCGGCCGGCTCGTCCTGCCATTTGGAGGAACTCCGAGGCTGTCAAGAGCCGATGACCACTGTCAGTGCGCTTTGAGAGGGTAGAAATAACAGTGGTGCGCGCCGGCATATTGATCCCTGCCGCCAGCGTTTCTGTGGCAAAGACGATTTTGATCAGGCCTTCCTGAAAGAGTGTTTCCACAAGGGTTTTCACCACGGGGAGCACCCCGGCATGGTGAGCGGCAATCCCTTGGTAGAGGGGGACAATCATTTCCGGGGCAACAATGTCCTGATGCTGGACCCAAAAGGTCTCGACCCGTTCCGCCAGTGCCTGCTGTTCTGCCTTGGTGAGCAGATTCATGCCCAGGACCTCTTGAACCGCTTGGTCACAGCCACGGCGACTAAAGATAAAGTAAATCGCCGGTAGCATGTCCCGCTGCTGCAGTTGACTAACCACGTAGCGAATGCTCAAGAAGTCCCCCTTGCCGCCGCGGCGCCGCGGTTCGCTCTGGCCGTGGAGCTTCGGGTTGAGGCGTTTACGTTGTCCATCCAAAAGGGGAAAGAGTCCCTTGCCATTGCAAAAGTAAAAGTGCAGTGGAATTGGTCGCCAGTCGGAGTAGATGAGTTCGGCATCCCCATGGACAGATTGAATCCAGTCGGTGAGTTGTTCGCCGTTGGCAATCGTGGCGGAGAGAGCCACCAGTTGAATTTCTTTGGGACAGTAGATGATGGATTCTTCCCAGACGGTGCCCCGCTGGCGATCGTTCATGTAATGGCATTCATCCAGGACCACCACTTCAACGCCCGCAAGGGAGGTGCCCACTTCGCCAATGGGGGTGCCATAGAGCATATTGCGGAAAATTTCCGTCGTCATCACCAGAATCGGGGCATCACGGTTGATTGAGATATCCCCGGTTAAGAGGCCCACCTGCTCTGCGCCAAACTGCTGCTGAAAGTCACGCCACTTCTGGTTTGAGAGTGCCTTAAGGGGGGTGGTGTAAAACACCCGTTGCTGCCGCGTCAGGGCACGGTGAATCGCATACTCACCAATGAGGGTTTTGCCTGACCCAGTAGGGGCGCAAACCACCACAGAGCGACCTGCATCGAGGGCAGCGATTGCCGCCGCCTGAAAGGCATCCAGGTCAAAGGGGAGTTGGGCAAGGAAGTCTGCTAGGGTGGGCGATCGCTCACTCATGAGGTAGGTGTCGGCTCCTGCTGCACAAGAACTTCACCCCTGAGGAGCCGCGCCGCTGCATCCAGTAATTGCTCCTCCAGGTAGGGCTTCGTAAAGTAGCCCCGTGCCCCTAGTTGCGCGGCCATCTTGCGGTGGCGATCGGCACCCCGGGAGGTGAGCATGGCGATCGGCAGATGGTTGAGTTTAGGATCCTTTTGAATTCGGGAGAGCAACTCCAAACCATCCATGCGGGGCATCTCAATGTCACAAAACACTAAGTCACAGGGCAAGCCAGAGCGCAGTTTTTCCCACGCATCTTGACCATCCCGTGCCTGCTCGACGCGGTAGCCTGCCCGCGTAAAGGTCATTGAGAGCAACTCCCGCACCGTAATTGAGTCGTCGATGATCAGCACTAGGGGCTCGGAGGCTTCCTCTGGCTCGGTGACCTCCATGGTGTGGCCAAACCCACGCCACTCGCGATCCATGCGTCCTAGGGACAGATC
Proteins encoded in this window:
- a CDS encoding GNAT family N-acetyltransferase, whose protein sequence is MTDMLVRLYDLVVDWPAVLAHQQQGIHYRQPLGSEVDWIVQWVGDRLSAGWRSEVAIAFSQRPPRGLIAVQEGELLGFACYDAAALGLFGPMAVAEPHRGRGIGRLLLQLTLAQMRSAGYGYAVIGWVSAEAFYAKTVGAMPIPDSRPGLWQTALRISPSGS
- a CDS encoding thioredoxin family protein → MGAATAASDQRLRNFVIAVVAILISFALLAGLRSSNQPLTLAEQAKHATPWEEAQVNGKPTLLEFYANWCSTCRSMAKDLGELKGQYRDRVNFVMLNVDNPKWLPEIEQFNVDGIPHFVFLNRQLEPQAVAIGLQPKEVMAKNLEALSNNLPLPYGQLTGEMSQLPGPLARQRSDDPRSHGG
- a CDS encoding TIGR03943 family putative permease subunit, with protein sequence MMMRSRWLQQEWWTVVALLLWGILFLQYGLQEQLGLLIHPNYFGLAIASGFLLVAVSGWQGWRLWRGRVTPGQHAALLPARWTLTILIFAAVAGLVITPRPFNSATAIHRGLEDGLTVTRNRPVAFRLNQRPQERTLIDWIRTLDVYPEPDAYSGLPARIEGFAVHSPQLPQTYLTLSRFVITCCAADAYPVGLPVKLGRSRQAYPQDQWFRVEGRMTTETLNNRRQLVLVAETITPIPEPENPFMY
- a CDS encoding diheme cytochrome c, with protein sequence MLCALVGTALSAIATPDGSGTVDVLPLNAQLGAQIYLQRCGSCHLAVPPETLPTQAWQVLIQDTNHYGATLEPMPRPELVPLWNYLRTYSRPLPEDAQIPFRVGRSPFFRILHPRVAVPQPVTLDGCAQCHPKATLFNFRELSPQWLDSP
- a CDS encoding DUF4346 domain-containing protein; its protein translation is MSKAERTALDNKLSQRFIHLDPAGYFIIYIDPEQDLIWMKHYPNDINEKGLAVDPDTGKPIPTKGKVTREPDLVLSGRTAKELCIELFEKDRQLVTMFDHAAYLGRELMRAQFCLDEGLEYIQD